In Besnoitia besnoiti strain Bb-Ger1 chromosome I, whole genome shotgun sequence, the genomic window TCTTGTAGTTCTGTTCTCATCATCATCATCCGCGTAGCAGTTTAGGAGAGACATGGCGGCTTGTTGACTCACTGTCGCGGGAAACGGTGTAACGCTCTGCGGTTAGCGTGCGCGGGCCCGCAGCCGAGACTTCATTCATTCCACACAAATTCTGGCATTTTTTTTGTTCAAACCACGTTACACTTCCGCAGTACCTCTGGCGATGGTCGATGCGTCTCGCtgacggagaggaggcgccgttTTTTTCCAGTTCTCCACTACAGACTCCTCTACCTCATTCCCTGGCAGCAAAGTGCACTGACTGTACGCGTTAAAAGGGGTGACAAAGTCCCTCTTCCTTGCACACAGCCACAGGTAGTTTTGCCGAGCGTGCTTTCGGCGATCAAGGTGAAAGGATAAGAAGACTAAAGATTTGGTGCCGTAGCTCCCCTTTCCTATGTTAATTCGTTTTAACGATATCCACGTCCGGCACGAGCCTTCCCGACTTTTTTTCCCGCTCTCAAGCGTTTCCGCATACGGACTGATGCGTGAGTGCATGCACACGTGTGCAGGGAACCGCCGCTGAGTAGAGTCCCACACTCTCTACAGCCGCTGTGTTTGAGGGCCTTCCTCGGCAAGCAGCAGTTTTGCCTCGGGGCTCGCGCGTGAGTTCGAGACACAGCCAATTACGTAAgtcttccttcctctcttcggAATCCCCCTTCGAACGGAGGAAGGAAAAATGACacaaagaagaaggagaaaaggcgcggcgcctcgaggagAGGTCCCCGGCTCCTCCGCTCCACAAACGCAGAAAGGAAGTACGCCTGGAGGTCCTCCATCGAAAGGAGCTGGTTCTCGatcagcagcgcctcctgaagctccagcgcgcgTTCATCAAGAGGTTCCCTCGGGCCACCAAGAAGCGCCGATGAGGACGACTGGTCAGCTGATTCGAGAGGAGAGCCGTTTTCGTATGGTTGAGCTGCAGGAAGCTCAGCACCTCGTCGATTGCGAAGTTCGGCGCCTCATCCACGCAGAGCTGTCTCGCTTCAATCGTCTAAGGGGCAAAGCCAAGATCCCAGGTGGCAGACAGCGGGTGAGCTCTGAAGACTTGGCGCCTCGTGAGGACGAGGGACCTGGGCAGCGTCATCGAGAGGATGCCGATGACAGCGCCACACGCCGTGGGTGCGTGATGAGTCCACCTCCTTTGACAAATGTCGTTAAGCCGCCCTTTTTAGACCGTCGCGTGGCTAGTTCCGTGCTCGCCCCGCGGCCATTTCCGGCCTTCCGAGCGTCCGTTGTGGATGGGTACGCggtgcggctgccgctggaaGCTGGCGCGTCCCGCCTGTCTTCGGATATTTTCTGCGCTCCACAAAACACAGGGCCAGAGAGCCCCGAGCGCTCGCGCCTGGCTTTGCGCATCGTCGGGAAGgtgcgcgccggcagcggcctctcAGCAGTCAGCGACGGGCCCCCGACGAACTCCCGGCAGCACCCTCACAGCCAGCGGAGTGCGGTGGAAGGCAACTCAGAAAGCAATAACGTGACGACACGGCTGCGGAATGGATGCAGCGACCGGCTGCATGGGCAGTCTAAGCTTGGGGACGCGGACACCAAACAGCAACATGGGGCCGTGTCTCCCCAGAAAGAGCGAGAGTCGAGCTCTGCTCGAGACAGTTCCCTGCCAGTCACGCCGCATGCgtcgtctgcatgcgtgtatGTGACAACAGGCGCGCCCGTCCCTTCCCAGTTTCAGGCCGTCATCCCAGTGGAGGACTGCGTCGTGGACAAGGAGAACGCTCTGTGCATGCCGGACGCATCCGCATGCGCGGCCCTCCGACCCGGGACCAACATCCGAGCCGTGGGCAgcgacgtcgccgcaggcACGCCGCTCTTGGAGCGAGGCCAGCTCGTGGGGCCTGCTGAGGAGGGGCTCCTTTCCAGTTTCAACATCCGGCAACTCGAGGTGCTCCGGCGCCTGAACGTGCACACACTGGCGATCGGAGACGAGCTTATCAGCAGCGGGGCGGGTCAGGGCCTGACAccccgcagcgcccgcgacgagGGCCGGCGCccgtcttctgcgccctcTGGAAAGAGGGGCGTGGACGGACTCTCCTCTCTCAGCGCCTCCAGttccctcgcgtctctcgcggccgAGGTCTTCGATAGCAACTCCCCCACGCTGGCTGCTCTGATTGCCCGTCGCTGCCCCAGTGTCGGCGTTCGCGCTCAACACCTCCTCCCGGACAGCACCTcagccgtccgccgcctgctcctgcgcctggcggcaggcgcccccGACGCGACACCTGTGGGCGTCGCTGCAAACGCAGGAGACAGGGAAGATGAGGAGAGCGCAACCCCTCCGTGCTGTCCCTGCGTCTGGTGCTCGGCAACGCGCTcgacagacggcgaggctTCGGAGCGCGATGCAGACGACGGGGCCGCAGACGTGCTTGTCACTACCGGCGGCGTGTCGATGGGAGACAGCGACTGCGTCAagctcgcgcttctgcagctgcatgaGGAGACCCAAAACatgcgcgagaagcgccccACAGGGTCTCAAGACAGAACTGCGAGGGACGACAAGGAATCGCGGTGTGCGTTGAAATGTGAGagtggctgctgcgcgtttcGGGTCGAGACAGACATTCACTTTGGCCGTCTGAATTTGAAGCCAGGGAAGCCTGCcatcgtcgcctcgcttcgcgcgcacAGGTGCCCTCGCAACGAGCACCATGGATCCGCGGGCGGAGCGACGACCAACACCTCCTCTCCCTATCGGACCCTGCTGGTGTTTGGTCTTCCCGGCAATCCCTGCAGCTCTTGGGTGCTGTTCCACCTGCTCGTCGGCCCCGCTCTGCAGttcttttcttcgttttcgccGTCATTGTCGCTCTCTGGAAGCCTGCCACCGCAGATGCCCGTGACGCTGGCTGCTGCGGTGTGCCCTGACGTCAGCCGGCCTGAGTTccagcgcgccctcgtctATGTCGACTTCGCTTCGGGGCAGCGGGGCTTTCATGACGACGCATTAGACGAACAGCTTGCGTCTCCGGATTTGCCTTTTGCCCCAGTCCCCTCCGCGCCAACGTatccggaggcggcgctgtcgaCCGCCCAGCAGAGGCTGTTATCGCCCTCCACCTACCTCCACGCTTTTCCAACCGGCCCTCAGCAAAGTTCGCGCCTGCTAAGCTGCTGCGCAAACGCAAACGCTCTTCTCTTGGTACCTCCTCAACAGAAGTCTGGCCGCGGTCGCTATGAGGCAGGGGAGGCCTTGTGGGGGTGGCTGCTAGATTCACCCTTTCCCACGCCGCCCAAGATACTTCTGAACCTGGTGAAGCTCCAAGGAAAGCACCAGAGCTTCACGAACTCCGCTGAGAGAGGCGCCTCGTTGCAGTTCCAGGGTGCCGGCTGCCGATGCGGAGGTCACCAAAGTCGGGACGTGTCCGCCCACAGGCCCGTTGGGCTCGTTGACATGAACGCGAAGCGCACTGAGATCCTCACACCGTCGAGTGCTGGTGCGGAGGGGTCACGCGTTGAACCtgcagcgaaggaggaggaccGATCCAAGAGTACCTCTGTGAACACGCTCAGACCCGTGGGCAGTGTTTCGACAGCCAGCAGCCAACGCGCctacgcagaggcgcgccaaGGGACGCGGCGTCACGCGCGCGGCCAGCGAGCCGGCTGCGAAGCCCACCAGGTGGCTCTCACCTTTTCCCCTTCGGCGGTCGATGCTGCAGTTGCTCCCTCGACGCAGTGCGGTCACGAAAGCTCGGAAGACCAAATGCGTCACGCacctggcgccgcgcacaaAGGAAGTAAGTTCTCAGAAGTCGTGGCGGGCTCCGACCTCCTATCAAGTCCATCAAGTCTAGCCACGGCGCCTCGGACGACCACGGAGCATGCGTCTCATCGCCACGCGGCAGAACACTCAAAAGACAGAGTTTCCTGTTCGCTTGGCATTGTTGTGGTTTCCGACCGCTGTTTCCGCGGTGAAATGAGGGATGCTTGTGCCGAAGCGGCCCTCAGTACGCtccgctccgcctcgcccctcgaGAGCTGCTTGCCTCCACTCGATGACGCCATCGTGACCAGCGAGGCTACCCTCGCCAAAGGAGCTCTCACCTTTCACGGGAACCGAGTGACAGTGCTTGTCGTCCCTGACGAAGTGCGTCGGGTGCAGGACGCTGTGATGTCCTTGGTCTGCGAATGCAGTTGGGCTGGTGATCAGGCGAGACGCCATTCTGCGTACGGAGACGCCGACCTTTGCAGCCATCCGGACAGTTCTCGCTCTTTCCGCCCCGGCCTCGTTTTCGTCTGCGGTGGGACAGGGCTTTCCTCGAGGGATGTCACGCCGCAGTCTCTGTTGCCGCTCTTTTCAgtgcgctgcagcgggtTGGAGCATTTGCTTCTGCAGGCGTCACTCGCCTACactccgctggcggcgctggggcGCCCGTGCTCAGGTATAATTACGTGCAGAAGCCAGACGCGAGCGGGCGAATCACGCGGATCGTCGTGTGTATCGATTGCAGAGTCCGAGAGACATCACGTGCACGACGTACACCGTGGGGACGACCGCTGCACTGCCGACGAGtcagggagagagcgaagcacCTCAGTTCCTGTTGCAGGATGTGGCGGGAGAGCGCTTGTTTTTGCGTTGCCTGGGAGTCCGAAGGCTGTGCGCGAGTGTATTCAAGCCCTGATACCCGTTCTGTCCCATGCTCTCGATGTGCTGGCATCGGGAGTATGAGTTGTGCGACTCTAAGGGGGCGGCTGCTCACTGCCGAGGTGCGAGTCGTATTCCGAATGCATCATTCTTCAAGACGCTGAAGTGCGCCACCTACCGACGCGCATGTTCCGCGGacaggcgcctgctgcatgAATTCGTTTGTAGGCCGGATTGATGCAGGCTTCATGGAGGACGGAAGCGACACTGTTTGACTGGCGGAGCGCCTCGTGTAGATAGGGACTGCTGTGTTAGGTTTTGTGTCACACGATTTCGGGAGAAATCGACTACCGACTAGTACCAAAATCTGTATCCACGGTCTATCTCACCGGACCaacggcggcctcgctgctcgctcgcTTGCTCAGGCAGGCGTTTTTGGGTTCAAGCACCACGCAGAACAATGGAGAAGCGGTGGAAGGATCAGAGAATAAGACTATCCGCTTGCTCAGCATCTGCCATACGGTCCTCGAAACGACCCCGGCTGAGGCTGTCACTCGTTCACGTAGACTAGTCGCTCAAAACGGTCTGAAGCCACCGGGTGGTTTTACAGTCACACTGCAGGAAGTCGGTACACCCAGGAATAAAAAACTACAGTTTGCAAGGGAGAAAAACGTTTCTTCTGCAGTAACAACGTAGGCGGGGCCGATCGTGATGCATCGTGCTATAGAGAGAATAAACATGATGCTTACCAACCCCGTGCCCTCCGACGAGTCTCCATGCGCTGTGGAAAGTTCGTCTGTTAGTGAATACTGCGAAAGCTGAGGAGGTGCCGCCTGCGAGAAAGCTACAGACGAATAAATGGCGCTGTTTTCCAGCTGGAAAGCAAAGAAAAACTGGATTGTCACTGCGGCAGACTGCTTAGGCCCTGGAGCCGGTGAGTGGCGCTACGTTGAGATCGTCGACGAATTCATCGTCCCGAAACTAATGTGGTAAGAAGCCCGCTAGCAGGAGCTACATGACTGAATGCCGAGGAGCACGGCCAGGGACTCTGAAAAAGGCTTGTGAGGCAGGTGCCGTCCGGTCAGCGGCAACGGCGCCGTGAAGCGTCAATCGAAGCACTCGTCCTGTTTCTCTGTAGGAAAGGATGGACTTCACGTCGCACGCCTAACTGCAGGTGAGGAGCCTGCCACACCAGACGAAGACCAACGCCTGGCACAAAGGCGAAGAATCCCCAGACTGTGCGACTCCTGCTCATTTGCCGTGGACTGTCTTCACGCTCTGCCATACATTCGTATTGACACGGCTTCGGTTGCACGTGAGAGTTCCCCCTGGCCGCCcgggagcggcgggcgcggatgcccctgtgtcgccgcgcccgtgtGGAACACACGATCACCCAAGCGCTCACTTTAGAGAGAGATTAGATGCTTTCCTGCGCAAGCCGACGGGGAATTGatgagaggacgaagacagGAACACATCTTGCGCGCGGAGTTTGCAAGCCATATTCCGCAGCATGCAGCCCGCGCGGGTATCAGCCACTCCGCAGGAACTTGGCTCGCCCAGGGTAGCTGAAAGGCCAGTGGGCGCTGGCTGGGTTGTTTGTGTTGGCCGTTGCGAGGGAAGGACTCGATCCTCTTCAACTCCGGTGTTCATTCCTAGCATGCGTCACTAGGTCAAATCTGGGGCCAGACAtgctttttcctctcctgcCCTTCTCTTTTCACtggaggagagcgcgccggGTTCTTCGTACACACTGTGTTTAACGAACCACATAATTGCGAGTCAAAGGACTCGCAACCACACGCTCAGGCATTTTCCAGACAAATTTCCGATCTTTGTTCGGCTGGTGCCGTGCTCTGTTCCATCAACAACAGGGCGCGAACTTCGGCTTTTTTTTGCCGCTTTGGCTACCCTTTTTCCAAACACGGTGAGAGGATTTTATGTCGAGCGGCGCATGAGCCGTGGCTCCTTTTCGTCGAGTCTGGTGCACATTTGCAACTGGCGGTGCTCGTGCTGTGTGACCGGTGTTTTTCCTTCGGGAAGTTTCCGCAGGCCGACGCCGAAAGTCTgctttctccgcggctgTGAAAAAAATGGGAGGTGTCTGCTCGAGAAACAAGGCAGAGTCACCCCGGGCCCCTGACTCTGTGGCCGAAGCTGCTACCGCAGAGGCTGTAACGGAAGCTGTGAAggacgtcgcggcgccggaggccgtGGAGTCCGCAGGggaagcagccgctgcgacgACGGGTGGAGCCGCTGCAGTTAACAAAGAGGATGAAGTAGTCGTGGCTGTGGATGAAGAGGATGTGAAGAAAGCGGAGCAAAAACCCAATGTCATTGACGATgcggctgccgtcgtcgtcaCAGAGTCACCCGAGCCGGCAGCCGTGATCCGCCAAGAGAAGGTCGTTACTGAGGAGGGCAAAGAGGGCGAAATCCGCACGCATGTTTCAGTTGTGGAAGCGGTGGTAAGCAGCAACATGACTGCTCTCCCAGAAAAGGTTGAAGGCGTCTCGCCTGAAGACATGGAactgctgcggcaggcacACGAGCAGGTCAGGGCAGCCCGGGGCAATGAGGAAGCAAAAACCAAAACACCGGGGAAAGCGAGCGCATCTGCTTACGGATACCTCGTCTATGTGCCTGAGAAAGGCGGAAGCCTCATCCTTCTTTGGTCGAAGCACGAGTTGACgccggaggaagaagagaaagctgGTAAAGTCCTTCTCGCCTTTGTCCCCGCTCTCCACAAAACTGTTCCGATGAAGTACGAACAAAAGGGAAACAAGACGGAGCTCTTGACCGGATTCACGGTGAGTCAACAGCGCAACTTTTCCATGATGAAGCAGACATCTTTCGCCGTGCTTGTAGCTCGCTGTGGAGGTCCCCTCTCGCATATTCCAGCGGCGAA contains:
- a CDS encoding MoeA N-terminal region (domain I and II) domain-containing protein (encoded by transcript BESB_010970) yields the protein MTQRRRRKGAAPRGEVPGSSAPQTQKGSTPGGPPSKGAGSRSAAPPEAPARVHQEVPSGHQEAPMRTTGQLIREESRFRMVELQEAQHLVDCEVRRLIHAELSRFNRLRGKAKIPGGRQRVSSEDLAPREDEGPGQRHREDADDSATRRGCVMSPPPLTNVVKPPFLDRRVASSVLAPRPFPAFRASVVDGYAVRLPLEAGASRLSSDIFCAPQNTGPESPERSRLALRIVGKVRAGSGLSAVSDGPPTNSRQHPHSQRSAVEGNSESNNVTTRLRNGCSDRLHGQSKLGDADTKQQHGAVSPQKERESSSARDSSLPVTPHASSACVYVTTGAPVPSQFQAVIPVEDCVVDKENALCMPDASACAALRPGTNIRAVGSDVAAGTPLLERGQLVGPAEEGLLSSFNIRQLEVLRRLNVHTLAIGDELISSGAGQGLTPRSARDEGRRPSSAPSGKRGVDGLSSLSASSSLASLAAEVFDSNSPTLAALIARRCPSVGVRAQHLLPDSTSAVRRLLLRLAAGAPDATPVGVAANAGDREDEESATPPCCPCVWCSATRSTDGEASERDADDGAADVLVTTGGVSMGDSDCVKLALLQLHEETQNMREKRPTGSQDRTARDDKESRCALKCESGCCAFRVETDIHFGRLNLKPGKPAIVASLRAHRCPRNEHHGSAGGATTNTSSPYRTLLVFGLPGNPCSSWVLFHLLVGPALQFFSSFSPSLSLSGSLPPQMPVTLAAAVCPDVSRPEFQRALVYVDFASGQRGFHDDALDEQLASPDLPFAPVPSAPTYPEAALSTAQQRLLSPSTYLHAFPTGPQQSSRLLSCCANANALLLVPPQQKSGRGRYEAGEALWGWLLDSPFPTPPKILLNLVKLQGKHQSFTNSAERGASLQFQGAGCRCGGHQSRDVSAHRPVGLVDMNAKRTEILTPSSAGAEGSRVEPAAKEEDRSKSTSVNTLRPVGSVSTASSQRAYAEARQGTRRHARGQRAGCEAHQVALTFSPSAVDAAVAPSTQCGHESSEDQMRHAPGAAHKGSKFSEVVAGSDLLSSPSSLATAPRTTTEHASHRHAAEHSKDRVSCSLGIVVVSDRCFRGEMRDACAEAALSTLRSASPLESCLPPLDDAIVTSEATLAKGALTFHGNRVTVLVVPDEVRRVQDAVMSLVCECSWAGDQARRHSAYGDADLCSHPDSSRSFRPGLVFVCGGTGLSSRDVTPQSLLPLFSVRCSGLEHLLLQASLAYTPLAALGRPCSGIITCRSQTRAGESRGSSCVSIAESERHHVHDVHRGDDRCTADESGRERSTSVPVAGCGGRALVFALPGSPKAVRECIQALIPVLSHALDVLASGV
- a CDS encoding hypothetical protein (encoded by transcript BESB_010980); amino-acid sequence: MGGVCSRNKAESPRAPDSVAEAATAEAVTEAVKDVAAPEAVESAGEAAAATTGGAAAVNKEDEVVVAVDEEDVKKAEQKPNVIDDAAAVVVTESPEPAAVIRQEKVVTEEGKEGEIRTHVSVVEAVVSSNMTALPEKVEGVSPEDMELLRQAHEQVRAARGNEEAKTKTPGKASASAYGYLVYVPEKGGSLILLWSKHELTPEEEEKAGKVLLAFVPALHKTVPMKYEQKGNKTELLTGFTDKWNTWKAADKQKYYAAWTKVFKTCDQYEAKVTVREWTEEAPPHVFVSLLYVGPLGNKVANMPENQQMDISVFSQIAVVPADKTKEFKPGLDLSAKKFQDFATAVGGAYVTFVHRGNNAMMGQNDLVAWLKEDGLTVTEKEGVIRMDEIAR